A region from the Ctenopharyngodon idella isolate HZGC_01 chromosome 13, HZGC01, whole genome shotgun sequence genome encodes:
- the si:ch1073-291c23.2 gene encoding membrane-spanning 4-domains subfamily A member 15, translated as MVEDRAANGASEPVTMVTGGSKPLHRFLKGQPKSIGIVLVMMGVCLFMFGIAIDVQSDVTTSADMYSPFWLGTLFFICGLLYILSERNPSKKIITASLALSIISTIAVICACGDFSRAIVGLHQIYWSHLHENQTVEERQHVLQHYMAIELMEQVFFCHSLIGGILLITMTFFARAALRSSRTQAVVVMRNLPSAE; from the exons ATGGTGGAGGATCGAGCAGCCAATGGAGCATCAGAGCCGGTCACCATGGTGACGGGCGGCAGTAAACCTTTGCACCGCTTCCTCAAAGGACAACCCAAGAGTATCGGA ATAGTGCTGGTGATGATGGGCGTATGTCTGTTCATGTTTGGAATCGCCATAGATGTGCAGTCAGATGTGACCACCTCGGCAGACATGTACAGCCCGTTCTGGCTCGGGACGCTG TTCTTTATCTGTGGCCTTCTGTATATACTGTCTGAACGCAACCCCTCCAAAAAGATC ATCACCGCCAGCTTGGCTTTGAGCATCATCTCAACCATTGCAGTGATCTGTGCGTGTGGGGATTTCTCCAGAGCCATCGTTGGGCTCCATCAAATATACTGGTCTCATCTGCATGAGAATCAGACAGTGGAGGAGAGACAGCATGTCCTACAACATTAT ATGGCAATCGAACTGATGGAGCAAGTGTTCTTCTGCCACAGCTTGATAGGAGGGATTCTGCTCATAACCATGACGTTCTTCGCCCGGGCGGCGCTGCGGTCCAGCCGGACTCAG GCTGTTGTTGTCATGAGGAACCTGCCGTCAGCGGAGTGA
- the irf1a gene encoding interferon regulatory factor 1a isoform X2: MHQGRLRLRPWLEEQIDSGRYPGVVWLDESARVFQIPWKHAARHGWNIEKDATLFRNWAIHTGRYKPGIDKPDPKTWKANFRCALNSLTDVKELQDKSIKKGHNAFRVYILLPHSKTIKRRKALRCLETDSKAASPPPPTQRNIPLERFTEAFWKFTDDRGGSTTEALRKDDLPKCVEEERPAIYCSQDCGSPEELGSLESAI; this comes from the exons ATGCATCAGGGACGCCTACGCTTACGGCCCTGGCTGGAGGAACAGATCGATTCGGGCAGATATCCTGGAGTCGTGTGGCTGGACGAG TCGGCCAGAGTTTTCCAGATTCCCTGGAAACATGCGGCCCGGCACGGCTGGAATATCGAGAAGGACGCGACTCTGTTCCGAAACTGGGCGATCCACACAG GGAGATACAAACCTGGCATAGACAAACCCGATCCCAAGACATGGAAAGCAAACTTTCGATGCGCACTCAATTCCCTGACGGACGTCAAAGAGCTTCAAGACAAAAGCATCAAGAAAGGCCACAACGCTTTCAGAGTTTATATTCTCCTTCCACACAGCAAAACAATAAAGAGACGCAAAG CATTGAGGTGTTTGGAGACCGATAGTAAAGCAGCGTCACCTCCACCACCAACACAAAGGAACATCCCGCTGGAGAGATTTACAG AGGCCTTCTGGAAGTTCACAGACGATCGAGGCGGTTCCACGACTGAAGCGCTGAGAAAAGATGATCTTCCCAAGTGTGTTGAGGAGGAGAGACCAGCCATCTACTGCTCACAGG ATTGTGGATCACCTGAAGAACTTGGATCACTGGAGTCCGCCATATGA
- the ddx21 gene encoding nucleolar RNA helicase 2: MSICAITSEMPSKMLPEAEPSTQMEELENGLLLLKKKKKKTKEKVAVEPDECESPAPKKRKSEKILTESPDVNGNTDIDHIKKKKKKKVKAEAEAEVMTGSAETTETSTSAPADTPGPSSEDSDSDREKETLEQKEGAFSNFRISPNTIKLLQARGVSYLFDIQVKTFNPVYEGKDLIGQARTGTGKTFSFAVPLVEKLQSGAEDRRRGRAPKVLVLTPTRELAIQVTRDFKDITRKLSVTCFYGGSSYNPQIDAIRSGIDILVGTPGRIKDHLQNNKLDLSQLKHVVLDEVDQMLDMGFAEQVEEILSVSYKKDAEEKPQTLLFSATCPSWVYEVAKKYMRSQFIHVDLIGKKTQKAATTVEHLAIACHWSQRASVIGDVIQVYSGSHGRTIVFCETKREATELSMNTSIKQSAQTLHGDIAQKQREITLKGFRNGTFEVLVATNVAARGLDIPEVDLVIQCSPPNDVESYIHRSGRTGRAGRTGVCICFYQRKEENQLKFVEQKAGITFRRVGVPTANDIIQSSSKDAVRFLDSVPAAAVEYFRKAANELIEQRGAVEALAAALAHISGATCLEQRSLISSDTGFTTMILNCSQEMHNIGFAWRGLKEQLGEEIDEHIKRMTFLKDKKGVCFDVPAAKVKEIQEQWHNGRRWQLTVATELPEMEQSAYHAGERTSGGFGGRGGRSSGGFGGRGGRSSGGFGGRGGRGRSFGFKGNNGFGGKRGRGGAQKRSFSQAFDY, translated from the exons ATGTCTATCTGCGCTATAACATCTGAAATGCCGTCGAAGATGCTGCCTGAAGCCGAGCCCAGCACACAGATGGAGGAGCTGGAGAACGGCCTGCTGCTGCTGAAG aaaaagaaaaagaaaacgaaAGAAAAGGTGGCAGTAGAGCCAGATGAGTGTGAATCTCCAGCTCCTAAAAAGAGGAAGTCTGAGAAGATTCTCACGGAGTCTCCAGATGTCAACGGGAATACAGACATAGACCACATCAAG aagaaaaagaaaaagaaggtgAAGGCAGAAGCAGAAGCAGAGGTCATGACGGGCAGCGCAGAGACGACTGAAACCTCCACATCAGCTCCAGCAGACACGCCGGGACCGTCCAGCGAGGACTCGGACAGCGACCGGGAGAAA GAAACTCTGGAGCAGAAAGAAGGAGCCTTTTCCAACTTCAGGATCTCACCGAACACCATCAAACTGCTGCAGG CACGTGGAGTTTCATACCTCTTTGACATCCAAGTGAAGACCTTTAACCCGGTGTACGAAGGGAAAGATCTGATTGGTCAGGCGAGAACTGGCACAGGAAAGACGTTCTCATTCGCCGTCCCTCTGGTGGAGAAACTGCAGTCCGGAGCGGAGGACAGGAGGAGAGGCCGAGCGCCGAAG GTGCTGGTTCTCACACCGACTCGTGAGCTCGCTATTCAAGTGACCAGAGACTTCAAGGACATCACCAGGAAACTGTCTGTTACGTGTTTCTATGGAGGAAGCTCATACAACCCACAAA TCGATGCGATCCGCAGTGGCATCGACATACTGGTGGGAACGCCGGGCCGAATCAAAGACCATCTGCAGAACAACAAGCTGGATCTGTCTCAGCTCAAACATGTGGTTCTGGATGAGGTGGACCAGATGCTGGACATGGGCTTCGCTGAACAGGTGGAGGAGATCCTGTCCGTCTCCTATAAGAAAG ATGCAGAGGAGAAACCGCAGACGCTGCTGTTCTCCGCCACGTGTCCGTCCTGGGTTTATGAAGTGGCCAAGAAGTACATGCGCTCTCAGTTCATCCATGTGGATCTCATCGGGAAAAAGACCCAGAAAGCCGCCACCACAGTCGAG CACCTGGCGATCGCGTGTCACTGGTCTCAGAGGGCGTCGGTCATCGGTGATGTCATCCAGGTGTACAGCGGCAGCCACGGCCGAACCATCGTCTTCTGCGAGACCAAGAGAGAGGCCACCGAGCTCTCCATGAACACGTCCATCAAACAG AGCGCGCAGACGCTGCACGGAGACATCGcccagaaacagagagagatcaCGCTCAAGGGCTTCAGGAACGGCACGTTTGAGGTGCTGGTGGCCACCAATGTGGCGGCGCGCGGCCTGGACATTCCCGAGGTGGATCTGGTCATTCAGTGCTCTCCTCCAAAC GATGTGGAGTCGTATATCCACCGGTCTGGACGGACTGGCAGAGCCGGAAGAACAGGCGTTTGTATCTGTTTCTACCAGCGTAAAGAGGAAAACCAGCTCAAGTTTGTGGAGCAGAAAGCG GGAATCACCTTCAGACGGGTCGGGGTCCCGACAGCCAATGACATCATCCAGTCCTCCAGTAAAGACGCCGTCAG GTTCCTGGACTCAGTTCCGGCGGCGGCGGTGGAGTACTTCCGCAAGGCTGCGAATGAGCTGATCGAGCAGCGCGGGGCGGTGGAGGCGCTGGCGGCCGCTCTCGCTCACATCTCTGGGGCCACCTGCCTCGAGCAGAGATCACTCATCAGCTCCGACACT GGATTCACCACCATGATACTGAACTGCTCTCAAGAAATGCACAACATCGGTTTCGCCTGGCGCGGACTGAAGGAGCAGCTCGGAGAGGAGATTGACGAACACATCAAACGAATGACCTTCCTCAAGGACAAGAAG GGTGTGTGTTTCGACGTCCCGGCCGCTAAAGTGAAAGAGATCCAG GAGCAATGGCACAACGGCCGGCGCTGGCAGCTCACCGTCGCTACAGAGCTCCCAGAGATGGAGCAGAGCGCGTATCACGCCGGCGAACGGACGTCTGGCGGATTCGGCGGCCGAGGCGGACGGTCGTCTGGCGGATTCGGCGGCCGCGGCGGACGGTCGTCTGGTGGATTCGGCGGCCGTGGTGGACGAGGACGCTCGTTCGGCTTCAAAGGCAACAACGGTTTCGGCGGTAAACGAGGAAGAGGAGGCGCTCAGAAACGAAGCTTCAGTCAGGCGTTCGATTATTGA
- the irf1a gene encoding interferon regulatory factor 1a isoform X1: MHQGRLRLRPWLEEQIDSGRYPGVVWLDESARVFQIPWKHAARHGWNIEKDATLFRNWAIHTGRYKPGIDKPDPKTWKANFRCALNSLTDVKELQDKSIKKGHNAFRVYILLPHSKTIKRRKALRCLETDSKAASPPPPTQRNIPLERFTEAFWKFTDDRGGSTTEALRKDDLPKCVEEERPAIYCSQGLQLNKTDEHEQTEAVLKIVDHLKNLDHWSPPYESDRGWRQNSMWMGCLCETMESSGYSFQTDCNIHNTSSGQYD, from the exons ATGCATCAGGGACGCCTACGCTTACGGCCCTGGCTGGAGGAACAGATCGATTCGGGCAGATATCCTGGAGTCGTGTGGCTGGACGAG TCGGCCAGAGTTTTCCAGATTCCCTGGAAACATGCGGCCCGGCACGGCTGGAATATCGAGAAGGACGCGACTCTGTTCCGAAACTGGGCGATCCACACAG GGAGATACAAACCTGGCATAGACAAACCCGATCCCAAGACATGGAAAGCAAACTTTCGATGCGCACTCAATTCCCTGACGGACGTCAAAGAGCTTCAAGACAAAAGCATCAAGAAAGGCCACAACGCTTTCAGAGTTTATATTCTCCTTCCACACAGCAAAACAATAAAGAGACGCAAAG CATTGAGGTGTTTGGAGACCGATAGTAAAGCAGCGTCACCTCCACCACCAACACAAAGGAACATCCCGCTGGAGAGATTTACAG AGGCCTTCTGGAAGTTCACAGACGATCGAGGCGGTTCCACGACTGAAGCGCTGAGAAAAGATGATCTTCCCAAGTGTGTTGAGGAGGAGAGACCAGCCATCTACTGCTCACAGG GACTGCAGCTGAACAAAACAGATGAGCACGAGCAAACAGAAGCAGTGCTGAAG ATTGTGGATCACCTGAAGAACTTGGATCACTGGAGTCCGCCATATGAGAGCGACAGAGGCTGGAGACAGAACTCAATGTGGATGGGATGCCTGt GTGAGACGATGGAATCTTCAGGTTACTCCTTCCAGACAGACTGTAATATTCACAATACCTCATCAGGCCAATACGACTAG